The proteins below come from a single Leifsonia sp. 1010 genomic window:
- a CDS encoding glutathionylspermidine synthase family protein: MRRVDSTPRADWRSRLDEIGFTFYDLPSEGGRPYWNETAAYAFTMAEVELLEAATQELFDRCMDAVEHVVRQRRFAEFGIPSRFHDLVADSWDADDPTVYGRFDLAYDGAGTVKLLEFNADTPTSLVESAVAQWQWLTEVRGEGSDQFNSLHEQLIEQWEHIRRERWGLPEGSRLHLASLHDAGDGALIVEDFETVAYMAETAAAAGFDPKLVFVEDLQWDVDTARFLDADGEHVRHIFKLYPWEWMVNEQFGGFLLQSRETTRWVEPAWKLLLSNKQLLVVLWELFPGHANLLPAFAEPAALSGEPVVRKPRLGREGANVTVLDAEAAVVAEHDGPYGDEGFVFQRRADFAPIPGKTAVIGSWVVGDSPAGIDLRETSGPITGDLAEFVPHFIEEDRA; encoded by the coding sequence ATGCGGCGTGTGGATTCGACGCCCCGAGCCGACTGGCGGTCGCGACTGGACGAGATCGGGTTCACGTTCTACGACCTGCCGTCCGAGGGCGGCCGGCCCTACTGGAACGAGACCGCCGCCTACGCGTTCACCATGGCGGAGGTCGAACTGCTCGAGGCGGCGACGCAGGAACTCTTCGATCGCTGCATGGATGCCGTCGAGCACGTCGTCCGCCAGCGCCGGTTCGCCGAGTTCGGGATCCCGTCGCGGTTCCACGATCTGGTCGCCGACTCGTGGGATGCAGACGATCCGACCGTCTACGGCCGCTTCGACCTCGCGTACGACGGCGCGGGCACGGTGAAGCTGCTGGAGTTCAACGCCGACACCCCGACGTCGCTGGTCGAGTCGGCGGTGGCGCAGTGGCAGTGGCTGACCGAGGTGCGCGGGGAGGGCTCCGACCAGTTCAACTCGCTGCACGAGCAGCTCATCGAGCAGTGGGAGCACATCCGTCGTGAGCGCTGGGGCCTGCCGGAGGGCTCCCGGCTGCACCTGGCCTCCCTGCACGACGCGGGGGACGGCGCCCTCATCGTGGAGGATTTCGAGACGGTCGCCTACATGGCCGAGACGGCCGCGGCCGCCGGCTTCGATCCCAAGCTCGTCTTCGTCGAGGACCTGCAGTGGGATGTCGACACGGCCCGCTTCCTCGACGCCGACGGCGAGCATGTCCGCCATATCTTCAAGCTGTACCCGTGGGAGTGGATGGTGAACGAGCAGTTCGGCGGCTTCCTGCTGCAGAGCCGCGAGACCACCCGCTGGGTCGAACCGGCGTGGAAGCTGCTGCTGAGCAACAAGCAGCTGCTCGTCGTGCTGTGGGAGCTGTTCCCCGGCCACGCGAACCTGCTGCCGGCGTTCGCGGAGCCGGCCGCGCTCTCCGGGGAGCCGGTCGTCCGCAAACCCCGCCTCGGCCGCGAGGGCGCCAACGTCACGGTGCTCGACGCCGAGGCCGCCGTCGTTGCGGAGCATGACGGCCCGTACGGCGACGAGGGATTCGTGTTCCAGAGGCGGGCGGACTTCGCGCCCATCCCCGGCAAGACCGCCGTCATCGGCTCGTGGGTCGTCGGCGACAGCCCCGCCGGGATCGACCTGCGCGAGACCAGCGGCCCGATCACCGGCGACCTGGCCGAGTTCGTCCCGCACTTCATCGAGGAGGACCGTGCGTAG
- a CDS encoding FAD-binding monooxygenase — translation MQFHHHGYVSGDPRIHEPAGTGIERPAELPDEMDVLIVGTGPAGMIAAAQLSQFPNVTTRIVERRPGRLAIGQADGIQARSVETFQAFGFAERIIAEAYRITEMAFWKPDPADPSRIIRTARPVDDPTGVSEFPHLIVNQARVLDYFAEVMANSPARMTPDYGYEFVRLEVGEGEHPVAVTLRRTAGADEGAERVVHAKYVVGADGARSKVREAIGCHLAGDQANHAWGVMDALAVTDFPDIRTKCSIQSEAGNILLIPREGGYLFRMYVDLGEVSPEDKGAIRATSIEQIIEQANRILHPYTLDVRNVAWHSVYEVGHRLTDRFDDVLPEELGMRTPRVFITGDACHTHSAKAGQGMNVSMQDGFNIGWKLGHVLDGRSPESLLATYSAERQVVAKDLIDFDKQWSTLMAKKPEEFESPSELEDFYVRTAEFPAGFMTQYAPSLIVGGQGHQELATGFPVGKRFKSAPVERVCDGNLVHLGHHARADGRWRIYVFADATRPGEPSAVADLAGWLSSSPESPLAATPAGADPDAWFDVKVIYQQDHTAVDLGTVPELFLPRVGPFGLIDYEKVYAAHPDDDIFAVRGIDRGGAIVVVRPDQYVSAVLPLTATDELAAFFRPILLSRELAG, via the coding sequence GTGCAGTTCCACCACCACGGCTACGTCTCCGGCGACCCGCGCATCCACGAGCCGGCCGGCACCGGAATCGAGCGGCCGGCCGAGTTGCCGGATGAGATGGACGTCCTCATCGTGGGCACCGGCCCCGCCGGGATGATCGCCGCAGCCCAGCTCTCCCAGTTCCCGAATGTCACGACCCGGATCGTGGAGCGCCGCCCGGGCCGCCTCGCCATCGGGCAGGCCGACGGCATCCAGGCCCGGAGCGTGGAGACGTTCCAGGCGTTCGGCTTCGCCGAGCGGATCATCGCCGAGGCCTACCGCATCACCGAGATGGCGTTCTGGAAGCCGGACCCGGCCGACCCCTCCCGCATCATCCGCACCGCGCGCCCGGTCGACGACCCCACCGGCGTCAGCGAGTTCCCCCACCTGATCGTCAACCAGGCCCGCGTGCTCGACTACTTCGCCGAGGTGATGGCGAACTCGCCGGCCCGGATGACACCCGACTACGGCTACGAGTTCGTGCGGCTCGAGGTCGGCGAGGGCGAGCATCCCGTCGCCGTCACCCTGCGCCGGACGGCCGGAGCGGATGAGGGCGCCGAGCGCGTGGTCCACGCGAAGTACGTCGTCGGCGCGGACGGCGCCCGCAGCAAGGTCCGCGAGGCGATCGGCTGCCACCTCGCCGGCGACCAGGCGAACCATGCCTGGGGAGTGATGGATGCGCTGGCCGTCACCGACTTCCCGGACATCCGCACCAAGTGCTCGATCCAGTCGGAGGCGGGCAACATCCTGCTCATCCCGCGCGAAGGCGGCTACCTGTTCCGCATGTACGTCGACCTCGGCGAGGTCTCCCCGGAGGACAAGGGGGCGATCCGGGCCACCTCCATCGAGCAGATCATCGAGCAGGCGAACCGCATCCTGCATCCGTACACGCTGGATGTGCGCAACGTCGCCTGGCACAGCGTGTACGAGGTCGGACACCGGCTCACCGACCGCTTCGACGACGTGCTGCCGGAGGAGCTCGGGATGCGCACCCCGCGCGTCTTCATCACCGGCGACGCCTGCCACACGCACAGCGCGAAGGCCGGCCAGGGCATGAACGTCTCGATGCAGGACGGCTTCAACATCGGCTGGAAGCTCGGGCACGTGCTCGACGGCCGCAGCCCCGAGAGCCTGCTCGCCACCTACTCGGCCGAGCGGCAGGTGGTCGCGAAGGACCTCATCGACTTCGACAAGCAGTGGTCGACCCTGATGGCGAAGAAGCCGGAGGAGTTCGAGAGCCCGTCGGAGCTGGAGGACTTCTACGTGCGCACCGCCGAGTTCCCCGCCGGTTTCATGACCCAGTACGCGCCGTCGCTGATCGTCGGAGGGCAGGGCCACCAGGAGCTCGCGACCGGCTTCCCCGTCGGCAAGCGCTTCAAGTCGGCGCCAGTGGAGCGGGTGTGCGACGGCAACCTCGTGCACCTGGGCCACCACGCGCGCGCGGACGGCCGGTGGCGCATCTACGTCTTCGCCGACGCCACCCGGCCCGGGGAGCCCTCGGCGGTCGCCGACCTCGCCGGCTGGCTGTCGTCGTCGCCCGAGTCGCCGCTCGCCGCGACGCCGGCGGGCGCCGACCCGGACGCCTGGTTCGACGTCAAGGTGATCTACCAGCAGGACCACACGGCGGTCGACCTCGGCACGGTTCCCGAGCTCTTCCTCCCGCGCGTCGGACCATTCGGCCTCATCGACTACGAGAAGGTGTACGCCGCCCACCCGGACGACGACATCTTCGCGGTCCGCGGGATCGACCGTGGCGGCGCGATCGTCGTCGTGCGGCCCGACCAGTACGTGTCCGCGGTGCTGCCATTGACGGCCACCGACGAGCTGGCCGCGTTCTTCCGGCCGATTCTGCTCAGCCGGGAGCTGGCCGGCTAG